Proteins from one Triticum aestivum cultivar Chinese Spring chromosome 7A, IWGSC CS RefSeq v2.1, whole genome shotgun sequence genomic window:
- the LOC123153073 gene encoding dirigent protein 5-like gives MASPFGVLVCLLIVLPQILAISSPIDEIAPLKTCQFPCMTEVNLHLFLHQFVDGPNNPNRNEETLLQASFPFGFGTTIVHDWTLTETTNSKDTVVARVQGVHVQAGLTKPNRWYTTHNIEFQQGRFAGSTLQVMGITAGLESGKWSIVGGTGQFIMAQGIISFTNHPASTFEDGIKELNIRVRFTRDITQAA, from the exons ATGGCTAGTCCATTCGGTGTCTTGGTTTGTTTACTTATAGTGCTACCACAAATCCTTGCTATTTCTAGCCCCATCGACGAGATTGCACCTCTTAAGACATGTCAGTTCCCTTGTATGACCGAGGTTAACTTGCACTTGTTCTTGCACCAATTCGTCGACGGGCCAAACAACCCAAATCGCAATGAGGAAACCTTACTCCAAGCAAGTTTTCCTTTTGGGTTTGGGACGACGATAGTCCATGACTGGACTCTTACCGAGACAACAAATTCCAAAGACACGGTTGTTGCACGTGTACAAGGTGTGCATGTCCAGGCTGGTTTAACCAAGCCTAACAGATGGTACACGACTCATAACATAGAGTTTCAGCAAGGAAG GTTTGCGGGGTCCACCCTTCAAGTGATGGGTATAACCGCAGGTTTGGAAAGTGGGAAATGGTCTATTGTCGGTGGAACTGGTCAATTCATTATGGCACAGGGTATAATAAGTTTCACAAATCATCCGGCCTCTACTTTTGAAGATGGTATTAAAGAACTCAATATTCGTGTACGCTTCACAAGGGATATTACACAAGCT GCTTGA